The DNA sequence CACCCGCAGGGCGGACCCGTTGGTCCACTCCACCACGATGCGGGCGCCTCCGCGCTCCACCGCGGCGGCTTCGTAGGGAGGCCAGCCAGGGCCCACCAGGCGGTCCCCTTCCACCAGATCGGACGCCTGCTTTACGCGCCTCACGCGCTCGGCCGATTCCACGGGGCTCACCACGACGGGAACGCCGGGCGGAAACTCGTCCCAGCGCCGCTCGTCGCCGCAGCGCCAGAGGACCTGCATCATCCCGTCCTGCATTTCGGCCGCCTCTACCACCCAGCGCTGGCCGTTCCGCTCCCGCGAATCGCCGGGGCGGAGGTGTTCTGCATTCCTGATCATCTACACGCATGTCGTTCTCGGGCCCGTGGCGCGGCACTCGCGCCGGCGCCTACGGTAGGACCGGAAGGCTGCACCTGCAACCCCCGTCCACTTTACGCCGATTCAAGCTAGGCTGCCGGGGCGGTACGGGGCAGGTGGACGGTGAACGTGGTGCCGCCCTCGTCCGAGGCCACCTCGATGGTCCCCGCGTGGGCGTGGACGATGCGCTCGGCGATGTAAAGCCCCAGCCCCAGGCTTCCCGACGGCCCGCTGGCGGCGCTCGCCGTGGACTCGCGCGGCTTCATGGGGTGAAAGATGCCCTTCAGCTGCTCGGGGGGGATGGCGGGCCCGCGGTTGTGGACGGCCACCGTGATCTCGTCGCCGCCGCCGCCCACGGTGACGGTGACGGGCGTGCCCTCGGAGCCGTGCTCCAGCGCGTTCCCCACCAGGTTGCCCAGCACCTGGGCGATGCGCGCGGCATCCCATTCGCCCCGCTCCTCGCCGCGGGCGTGCACCTCGATGGGCCGCTCCGGGTGAAGCGCGGCGAGCTCGTCCACCACCTCGTGCACCACCTTGCCCATGCTCACCTCCCCACGGACGATTGGAATTCCCCCGCCCAGGCGGCTGCGGGTGAAGTCCAGCAGGTCGCCCACCATGTGCACCATGCGGGTGGAGCTGCTGGCGATGCGCCCCATGAGCGTCAGGTGGGGCTCGGCGAGCTCGCCCGTGTCCAGCATGAACCGGGCGGAGGTGAACACCACGCCGAGAGGCGTGCGCAGGTCGTGGCCCAGGATGGCCAGGAACATCTCCTTGGAGTTGTCGAGCTCCTCGGTATAGCGCGAGACGGACTCCGCCAGAGACTGGTCGATCGCCTCGTTGAACCGCGTCAGGTCGTCCACGTCGGCGGGGGTGAGTTCGCCGTGGGCCTGGGTCCACAGCCGGATGACGCTGGCGCGCAGGGCACGGTACTCGGAAACCATCTGCTCGATGGTGAACCCGCTCCCCGCCCGGTCGGCGCCGTGCTCCTCGGCCGCGGTGGCCGCCGCGGCCTGGACGGCGGGCGCTTTCCCCTTGGATTTTTCCGACTGCTCGTCCCCGCCCTGCTCCGTGCCCAGGTCGGCGGCGATTACCTTGAGCATTTCGGCGGCGTGGTCGCGCAGCGCCACGATGTCCATGCCGCCGCTGGCCGGCGTGCACGTGCGGGCGAACGCCTCCCACTCGGCCAGGATGGACTCGGTGTTGTCCATGATGAACCGCGCCAGCGGCACGCGCACCCGCCCGGAACCCGGCGCGGACGTAGCCGGGGCGGCGGGCTCAGTCGACTCGGTGGACTCTGCCGGCACCGTGGACGGCACCGGCTCCACGGCCTGCGCATCGGGCTGCACGGGAGCCGGGCGGATGCCGAAGAAGTTGTCCTCGATCAGCCGCAGCATGCGGTACGCCGCCGCCCGCACCTTCTGGAGGTCCGCCACCAGGCTCGCGGCCTCGTCGTCCTCCGCCCGCTCCACCAGCAGCTCGGCGTAGCCGATGATCTGCCCCAGCGGCGTGCGCAGGTCGTGGATCAGCCCCGGCGGCAAAGCGTGCCGGGGCGCATCGTCGGCGCGGCGGGCGGGGGCCGTCACGCCCGCGGCTCCGCTCCCGAAGGCGCCAGCGCGCCCGCCCTGCCCAGCAGCGCCTCGATCTTGCCCAGCAGGCGCGGCAACTCCACCGGCTTGGTGTCGTAATCGTCGCAGCCGGCCTCCATGGCCTTGCCGCGGTCGCTGGACATGGCGTGGGCCGTCAGGGCGA is a window from the Longimicrobium sp. genome containing:
- a CDS encoding sensor histidine kinase, producing MTAPARRADDAPRHALPPGLIHDLRTPLGQIIGYAELLVERAEDDEAASLVADLQKVRAAAYRMLRLIEDNFFGIRPAPVQPDAQAVEPVPSTVPAESTESTEPAAPATSAPGSGRVRVPLARFIMDNTESILAEWEAFARTCTPASGGMDIVALRDHAAEMLKVIAADLGTEQGGDEQSEKSKGKAPAVQAAAATAAEEHGADRAGSGFTIEQMVSEYRALRASVIRLWTQAHGELTPADVDDLTRFNEAIDQSLAESVSRYTEELDNSKEMFLAILGHDLRTPLGVVFTSARFMLDTGELAEPHLTLMGRIASSSTRMVHMVGDLLDFTRSRLGGGIPIVRGEVSMGKVVHEVVDELAALHPERPIEVHARGEERGEWDAARIAQVLGNLVGNALEHGSEGTPVTVTVGGGGDEITVAVHNRGPAIPPEQLKGIFHPMKPRESTASAASGPSGSLGLGLYIAERIVHAHAGTIEVASDEGGTTFTVHLPRTAPAA